One Cucumis melo cultivar AY chromosome 8, USDA_Cmelo_AY_1.0, whole genome shotgun sequence genomic window, AAAGTTAATAAAAGTGAAGTTGTGTTGTTGTTTTATTCTGCTGCATTGTATTGTGCTTATTGCCTAGAGCTTAAGAGCTTAAGTATTGAAGACTAGGCGATAAAGCCAAGAATAAGTGAATTAAGATGTTAAGTTTTTTTTCGCTGCACTATGTTGTAAAAGTCTCTTGAGATCAAAATTGAAACTTTGCGTTGAGACTGGTTTAAGAAGTTGTTCTGCTCATTAGGCGTTCAACGTTTATCTCATAGAGTGATATGCATTGAGTGTCTAGGTGGCACGCCTTCACTGGGTCGCCTAAAAGTGACTTTTGGGGCGAGGAGTGACATCATGTAACAATTACAAAGTGGGTCCTGCTTGTAGTTTTACTAGAATAAGGTAGTCAACCTCTATACCTTTTAGGTTAAGACTTGAACATGAACCCCTTGTATGTCAACCACAAACTGTTCAAGTAACATCATATAACCTTGGATCTTAGTGTATTGGATTGAATTAATGTTGTTTAAAtgttaaataagaatattttttattttattaaataaaaaaattttgttATCAAACCACGTACCACGAGATACACAAGATTTAGGACACCAATTTGAACCCTACAAAATCCTAAATGACAAAACATGTATTTATAAAGATTAGCACAATGCCACAATAATGAGCTAGTGCAGCGTCGTGGCGAATGAAAAATTGATTGTGTTTAGTCCTCAGAGTGCCCTGACGCTATCCACTTTGTACAAAAACAATGCTTGCTGCCTTTTAGTGTTAAAGATGACACCAAGCTAGCATTGTGATGCCAGCTTGTAGGATGGCATTCTCTCTTGGTTGATCATTTAACTTTCATTTTGGTCCCTTTTAACTTCATTCAATCACTTATGCTCTTTTGTATCCTTTTTTGTGTTCTAAACCTAGAAAATCTAGAAACAACCTTGAACTAAGCAAAACAAGACATCACATTTTTTGTGTTACCAAATATCGCCACACTACAGTAAAGACAACTCTAGGTTGTCAAAAAAACTGCTTCGTTTTTGGTCCTCTTTCACAACAATGAGCTGCCTCAGGCTTGTAAATCTCAAATTTATAGAAAAAGTGCCAAAATCAATGGCCCCTTACATCGATTAAAtcaacaaaattttataaatcTAATGTCAGAATTTGAAAACATGTATTATGTAAAAATACTAATGGATGGGATTGAATGTTGCAACAGAAATTATTTGtagttttgttgtttttatttagGAGAGAAGAAAATACAGAATTAAAATATAGAAAGTCCTACAGACATCAAATGTTGTAGAATTTATGAAATGGAGTAAATCCacatttatttaataatttgtttaataaCAAAGTTAATTGAAAGCCCTCAAATTCCCACCTTTCCATATTTGTCATTAGGAAAAACACTCCTCATCTTGCAAATGCAAACACAAAACATCCTGAATTCCTGACCTTGATATTGACACAAAATgtttttaagaataaaaaagaaaaaagagaaaaaatgttGATTACTTCTTCAATTATTAATCCCTCTAATTCTACCAtccattttttcttctctctctatcCCTCACCGTATCCCCCTGCACTTCATTGCAGGACTTCTCTTTCTCTCCCCCTCTCCCAATTCAGATCTCTTTCATTCCCCctgtcttcttctcttcttctccgATCCCTTCTCCAGTTTTCTCTTTTATTCTCTCTGGATCGctgtttttctcttcttcattcacttctatttctattttaaCTCCTACCCATGAACGATTTCGAGGGTCTTTTAGCTACCAATTATGGATTCAAACCTCAAGGTAAAGCCGCCCCAATGGCCGCCTCAAAGGGTAATTCTAATATCAACCCCACCAGCTCCCCAAATTTCGATCTTGGATCTCGTCCCTCCTTCCGATCGACCAAGACTTCCAATTCCCTTTCTGGGTCTCTCGCCGATGACCGTGATTCGCTTAATCGATCCATGAGTGCTCATGACAATCGCGAATTTGATGGTCTTGATGATCTGCTTGGTGGGTCTGGGAGATTTTCCAGAAAACCGGAGGCCCGTGCTGGCGATTCCGATGTTAATTTTGACTCTCTGTTTAATGGGGTTGGGAATTCTAGTCAACCGCCGGCTTCTAACTTACCGGTTTATGATAAGCCCGTATATGATGATGATATCTTTGATGGCATTCCGGGCTTGAGAAACTCGTCTAAAGTTCAGTATGATGATGTGTTTTCATCTATGTCTTCGCCGCCTAAAGCAGAGTCAGCATTTGATGATCTTCTTGGGGGGTTTGGTAAATCGGATAGTGTACCGAAGAGTAAGGGTGGAAAAGGAACGCAGAGTAAAGATCAAGAGATTCCGGCTTTTGATGATTTGATACCTGGGTTTAGAGGCGGCAGCCCACCTGGTGACAGGTATAACATGGTGATAGTGTGCAATCTTCAAATGGACTTGTGTTGTTAGTTAAGCTTCGTAATTTCATATTGTTGAATTGGGGTTTGGATAATTTACTTCCATTGTGATCGTTTAACTTTTGATGTTAATTTGTGCAATTTAGTTAGTTAGttagttagtttttttttttttttttttgcccccTTCATTTCTTGGTCTTATTATACTATTGTTACATTGCTGTAAATCATTGTATTCAGCATTTATCTTTGAATTTATAGACATGGCACTTTAGAATGAATTGTTGCTgtcttcatcatttttttatgTTGGTTCAGCTTGGTGGAAACAAAGCTGTCATTTTGATTCAAATGTTTAATactaggtttttttttttactttaggTTCTTTTTTTAACTCTAGGAGTTTCTACTCCATCCACCTTTTGAAGAGAAAGACCGTTTTTTTGTGGTTTGGGGGTGCATGCTCTGTTGTGAAATCTTTGGGGGGAGAGGAACAATGGAGTGTTTAGAGGTGATAGGGAACCTTGTGAGATTTGGTCCTTCATGAAGTTCCATGTCTCTTTTTGGGCTTCGGTTTCTAAGACTTTTTGTAATTATAGGTAATATCTTACTTAGTTGGAACCCATTCTCTAGAAGTTTTTTGTATGCCCTtgtattttttcatttttatttctcAATGAAAGCAGTTGCATACATCTAAAAAAATGTTTGCATCTTAAGAAaaatgttcaactctatgttaGCATGTGTTTTATTGGGCTTATTTGTAGCTAACACATGGAGTTTTTTGGAAGGATCTTTGCTAAATGATTCTTAGCTCAGTCTACCCTCTTGTGCACTATTACTACATTTCGAGGCTTGGGTTTTGGAATCTGATCTCGAGAAAGCCTTTCCCCTGGTTAAATGGAACTGGGTTTGATTGGATTTATTGGAGAATTTATCCCTAAATTGCTGGTCTTTAATAATGGTAAAGCCCTTGAAGTAGAATTTTTTCTTGAAAAGAATACCATCtcttctttcatcatcttcaaATCACCCCGCTATTCTCAAAGGCTTAGACTTCCAGCTACATAATATTATGGGAACTCTGAAGTCTTTCAAGCTTGTGGTAGGAATGAAAGACCCTTCTCTCAATATTATTCTTGATTTCTCGTTGAAAGATACCAAAAAGCAATCCTTGTTATTAAGAGAGTCTCTAAAAGGTCAAATACTCAGTCAAATAAAAAGATGCTATATTTTCCTAGGAAGGAAGATTTACCTTTGTGGATTctttttttgtcaatttaatCAATAGACTTCAATCTCGgatttattgtttatttagttatttgattgtaatttagttttgaacatttcttaatgttttttagttttgtttggaGTTTGTGGTTATGTCATTCATGTACTTGAGTTAGAACCCTTATATTGACAATCTGTTACTTTTAACGTTTACTTGGAGGCTATAGATAACATAACTAATTCCATCATAGATGGGGAGACAGAGACTTAAGAAATGCGGTAAAAGAGGTGCTTCCTCTTAGCCTCGAGCTAAGTTTCCTTCCAATTCTATGTAGTGTAGGTTGCATCATTTGAAACATTCAAGCTTGACTTGATCAATCTTGTTTGTGGAATGACTCTCCTTCGTTCAGTGTTGAACTTAGACATGGGAGAGGGGATATTCACATTTGGAATCCTAGCCCTTGTGAAGGCCATTcttgtgatttttttctttacttagCATGCATGGGAACTCCAATGCTAATTGCGCTTGGCTTAGAGAAATGTCTAAAAAGTATGAGCGAGGAAAAAACATGTGTACTGGAGTCAGTTTATAGAGAGTCTTCACTCTAGCAAATTGTTCGAGATGCTGGTTGGCGTGCGTGAAATGCAAGGGGATGTAAGGGAATTTTAGTGCTGTTAGATGTTGAATCTGGATTTTGATTCATAGTCCTGGGCCTTAGGACTTCAATGGTATCAAAGTTGAAAAGTCTTTGCACATGATGTGGTTTGAGGGAGATCCAAGTCAAATTTAATGGGTAGGTGGCAAGCAAGTAGTGTACATAAATGAAGTGACTGGACAAGAAGGATTTAGAGGCTATGCAAGCATGGTCAAGAAAGGTTTAGAAGAATTGCTAGTTATACAGTAGGGTACACATTCCTTTTGTGTGGCTAGCCCAATCATAGGAACTCCTAAAGTAACAGATGCTTGGTTTATAGTATCTTTATGCTGGTGAACTGTTATGAAAAATTTCTGAAAAACATGTTAGCAAGGGAAAATCACGATGGAAGGACCCATGTTGGTTTCTAAGACCTTCGCTGTCTCAAATAGCTCATAAGCTGAAGACAAGTAGATGGTGCATCTAGGTCGCATTGGATGCAAGATAATGTAAAGGTCATAACATTCTGAATCTAAATTCTGAATCTTGGTTTTATGGAGCAGTCCAATTTATTCTCTGGAGTTTTTCTAGTATTTAACGACAAAGAAGCTTTGATGAAAGATTGTTGtgttggttttttgtttttttaattttaataagaaactgagaaatcatatatatatatatgtacacaCAGAAACAAAAGAACAACTTATGTGCAAGGTGAAGagaaaaccccttcccaaagcAACTCTAAAGGAAAGCTTTCCAATTGTTATCAATCATGAAGAGACAATAGTAACGAAAAGGATTTTTGTGATTTGTGCACCACCTGGGAGCATCATATTGCACACTAgtacaaagaaaaaaatcaaaagaagaaaacttaTTGTTTTGTTGTTAGTACTTATTTCTGGAGGATCCTTTTCATTTGACCACTTTATGAATAGAAATTGATGAAGTTTCAAACAAATTCTAAATTGCCAAATGCCAAAACGTCAATTGGTAAGATGATATGATTACCTGGAAGTGGTAGTGGAATTTCTTGCATTCCACAGCTTCTGGTTTTCATCACTTCACCATGGGAATGTTTCTTCTCCATGAAACTTTGTCTAAAGTTATTGGGATTAAAGAATGTTTCAGAAGAATTTTTTCTTCTGAAGCTTAGACTTGGGAGGTATGAATATGAGAAGTTTTCAAAGTAGAAATCCCTCTCTTTAGCCTTTTCCGACTTGCTGTCCACTTCTCTTTTGAGAGGACAATTCTCAAAATTGCTTGTTTATCCATTTTCATTTGACTTGAAAATGGTAGTGGCTCCTTAAGGACACAATGTTTCTTGGTGTTATATTGTGTGGCAGTTTTTTCTTAGTTCACTTGTGTTTTTGAATTGGTGTTCTTTTTTTGGGCTTGCTTTATTTCTTCATATGTTCTTgtatcctttctttttttttttcaatgaaagccgttactaataaaatgaaatagaaTATTGCATGACAATTTGGTTGGGTTGGCAGTCCTTTCAAGCTCAGAGGAGAGGTGCTTTGGATTTATGCAGTCAAATGCTCATCTTAGAAATTTTATTATGAACAGAACTGTTAACCATTTTCCATGGTACCTAGGATCAAGGAGTAGGTTTGAAATATCATAAGCTGCTTTGTATAGATTTAGATTCCATGTTCCAGGGAAACCTACTGCCTACATCTCATTTCTGGATTTACCTTGGAAAATGGACgaccataatttttttttcaaagcaGCATTTTCTAGTTGAGCACCTGCATAAATGGGGATGCTTGGCTTGAAGATGCTGCTGCCTGCTGGtaataacaataaattatttatatttctatTCACTTGAAATAGTCTAGTCTTGTACTTCAGATAGATCCTAGTCTTTCTTCAGCTTACAAATTTATAATCTGGGTTTTTTTTTGGGTAAAATATTGATTGACATCAGATTCAAATGGAAACTTGCTAACATCTGAGTCTTTTtcgattgttttttttttcagtttgtttcattattttattttcttattaatgTATTCTCCTTGAGATAGCTCCAGTACTCTTCCTGATTTGGACTTCTTTACTATTAGGTGATCAGAAGAGTTTGCCTGAATAGAGCTGTTGTTTCTTCATATTTCGTTGGCACAATTAGCTAATAGATTTTGGAACCGGTGCTTCTGTTTTTTTTAATGGATGCTGTTCTGTCTGGCAAAGGGCAAATTGAATGATGCCTATGTTTCCTGTAATATTACTTTCAGGTCAAATTCAAGAGCCAGCTGGTCGTCAGAGCCAACATCAGTTAAAAGCACAACATCCTCCAAGGCAATGGAAAACCCATTTGGGGTGTCAAGGGAGCACAATGATATACACGAAGAAGCTAGTGACATTGGTAATTTTAAAAGCCCAAAATTTGATGGTTACTCTTCCTCTGATGCAAATAATAAAGCTTTTGATGATATGGACCCATTTGCTAGCCTTAGTAAATCTGTCCCTGCATTTTCATCAGAAGGGAATAATAGAGGTAAGGCTAGGAGTCCTCCTAGGGTAGATGGAACTGCTGCTGGGCCTCAGAATCCTAACGGTAAAGATGCAATGGAGAAACCATCTATAAAAACTTCTGTACAACCTTTGAAGAAGGATGTGCCTGCTAAGAATGATAGACATTTTGATCAGCCTGTGTTTGACATTCCTACAGTTTCAACTAATTCTCATAAATTTGGGCCTCAATCAACATCCCCTCCTGCTTCGAATGATGCAAACGTGATGGGAGATACATCTAGATTTGAAGATAGTGTCGAATCAGATGAAATCTGGCTCACTGTATCAGAGATTCCTCTTTTTACGCAACCCACGGTTGCTCCACCCCCTTCAAGACCACCACCTCCTATACCACAGCAGGTTCCCAAAGAAGGAATGGGTTCGTATGGACTACGAAGTTCAAAGATGAATGCTAATGACTTTTCTTCATTTCCCAGTTCTACCCATCATTTTCAGATTCCTAAATCTACCTCCCCTTCAATGAGAGATCAAGTATCTTCAGTGGATGAACTCGAGCAATTTGCCATGGGAAGGAATCCAAGTAATGCTGATGAACAAGTAAATAGTCTTTCAAATGAAGAAGCAGAGATGAACTCTGCTGCTGCAGCCATGAAGGAGGCAATGGATAGAGCAGAGGCTAAGTTTAAGCATGCCAAGGAAGTGAGGGAGAGAGAGAGTACAAGAACTTCTAAAATTAAAGAAGCTGTATATTGGGATAGAGATGAAAAAGCCACACGAAGTGAGAGAGTTGAAGATGAGGAGAGCATAGATCGTGAAAGGTTCCAAAGGGAAAGggaagagaaggagaaggagaaacgGAAAgctgaaagagagaaagaaagagtgAGGGAGCTTGAGAgggaaagagaggagaaagagaaagaacaaCGAAGGTTAGAGAAGGAAAGGGAAAGAGCTAGGGAGCTTGAGATGGAAAGGATAAAAGTCAGACAGGCTGTTGAAAGGGCCACAAGAGAAGCGCGTGAGAGGGCAGCTACTGAAGCTCGCTTAAAAGCTGAAAGGGCTGCTGTTGAAAAAGTAAATGCAGAGGCTCGAGAACGTGCTGAAAGGGCTGCAGTTCAAAGAGCTCAAGCAGAAGCCCGTGAAAGGGCTGCAGCAGAGGCCCGAGAAAGAGCAGAAAGGGCTGCAACAGAGGCACGGGAAAGAGCAGAAAAGGCGGCTGCAGAAGCAAAAGAGAGGGAAGCACGAGAGAGAGCTTCTGTGGCAAGGGCAGAAGCTGAAGCACGAAGTAGGGCAGAGCGAGCTGCTGTGGAACGAGCTGCTGCAGAGGCTCGAGAAAGGGCTGCTGTAGATGCTCGAGAGAGGGCTGCAGCAGCAGCCAGGGCTAGTCAACAGAAGAACGAAAATGACCTTGAGTCATTTTTCAGCATGGGTAGACCCAGTAGTGTACCCAAGCATAGGGCCAATCCTATGGTGAGGCCTTAAGTTCGTAAATCTTGTAAATCAGTTCCTTTGCTTTCTTTTTAATCTTGGGTTTCTTACTGGGTACTTTTTTCAGGACAACTTTGATGCCCAATCACCAAATAGACCAGAGACAACTAAACCGTCTTCTACCCCTCCATCAAATATGAGGAAAGCATCTTCTGCTACTAATATTGTAGATGATCTTTCATCTATTTTTGGAGGTACTTCTACATCTGTATACAATCTTCAACAAAGTTTCAGCACTTGCATACATTCCAATAGAAGTTGGATTTTTTGTCTCGGGCGTTGACTTTAACTGTTTGTTTTGGCGAAGGTCCTCCATCTTCTGGAGAATTTCAGGAAGTTGATGGGGAAAGTGAGGAAAGACGAAGAGCCAGACTGGAACGCCACCAGAGGGTCCAAACACGTGCGGTATGCTTGTGTTCTGTTTAGTTGGAGGGGATTTGAATCCATGACTATGACTTGGGGAAGAATATTGTGCATGGGTGCCTTTTACTTATCTGTTTAAATATGCATTACATAACGTACTGACGTGGACAAAAGAGAACAAACTTGCAATTAGAACTACTGTACTATGCTTTACAGTTCGCATGAACTTATGCTTGATTCTAATCTATTTGTACATAGATACAGTATGCTCTGCTTTAATGAGACATTTCAAATTTGTATGCACTATTTCAGGCTAAAGCTCTGGCTGAGAAAAATGAGCGAGATCTTCAAATGCAGAGGGAGCAAGCCGAGAGACATGTGAGTTTATGTTCTTGACATTTATTGCTTTTGTTT contains:
- the LOC103486090 gene encoding auxilin-related protein 2-like — translated: MNDFEGLLATNYGFKPQGKAAPMAASKGNSNINPTSSPNFDLGSRPSFRSTKTSNSLSGSLADDRDSLNRSMSAHDNREFDGLDDLLGGSGRFSRKPEARAGDSDVNFDSLFNGVGNSSQPPASNLPVYDKPVYDDDIFDGIPGLRNSSKVQYDDVFSSMSSPPKAESAFDDLLGGFGKSDSVPKSKGGKGTQSKDQEIPAFDDLIPGFRGGSPPGDRSNSRASWSSEPTSVKSTTSSKAMENPFGVSREHNDIHEEASDIGNFKSPKFDGYSSSDANNKAFDDMDPFASLSKSVPAFSSEGNNRGKARSPPRVDGTAAGPQNPNGKDAMEKPSIKTSVQPLKKDVPAKNDRHFDQPVFDIPTVSTNSHKFGPQSTSPPASNDANVMGDTSRFEDSVESDEIWLTVSEIPLFTQPTVAPPPSRPPPPIPQQVPKEGMGSYGLRSSKMNANDFSSFPSSTHHFQIPKSTSPSMRDQVSSVDELEQFAMGRNPSNADEQVNSLSNEEAEMNSAAAAMKEAMDRAEAKFKHAKEVRERESTRTSKIKEAVYWDRDEKATRSERVEDEESIDRERFQREREEKEKEKRKAEREKERVRELEREREEKEKEQRRLEKERERARELEMERIKVRQAVERATREARERAATEARLKAERAAVEKVNAEARERAERAAVQRAQAEARERAAAEARERAERAATEARERAEKAAAEAKEREARERASVARAEAEARSRAERAAVERAAAEARERAAVDARERAAAAARASQQKNENDLESFFSMGRPSSVPKHRANPMDNFDAQSPNRPETTKPSSTPPSNMRKASSATNIVDDLSSIFGGPPSSGEFQEVDGESEERRRARLERHQRVQTRAAKALAEKNERDLQMQREQAERHRIAETLDAEIKRWAAGKEGNLRALLSTLQYVLWPECGWQPVSLTEMVIPNAVKKVYRKATLCIHPDKVQQKGATLQQKYVAEKVFDILKEAWNKFNSEELF